A single Anopheles maculipalpis chromosome 3RL, idAnoMacuDA_375_x, whole genome shotgun sequence DNA region contains:
- the LOC126565249 gene encoding uncharacterized protein LOC126565249: protein MELQNQIYVMIAVFGGLTALLLVLTVMLAVYVKKTRTLLEDYKLTDASHSNGMIDGDRRDRRRMDHTSAAQHGYPMDVFGHGMGSKADQTKARNDYMHNGRNINGNRHQASGPYRNDVEVGMGYMGGKRGVEKPMKPTPPHKPPRSQASVEDSALELEVANIFDMDELDEEDLSDFNSGPVDGKDQRYMANGADGPPGRSKRPPTNGHQYEREMGRNGANEGRANRFQNPHAAMKPKGGGNVRGFTGDDGMTGGKQNQGYFDDRGSMY from the exons ATGGAGCTACAGAATCAGATATACGTGATGATTGCCGTGTTTGGAGGGTTGACCGCGTTGCTACTAGTGCTGACCGTTATGCTCGCCGTGTATGTGAAGAAAACTCGGACATTACTCGAAGACTACAAGCTAACCGATGCATCACATTCGAACGGAATGATTGACGGTGATAGACGCGATCGAAGGCGAATGGATCACACCTCAGCAGCTCAACATGGCTACCCGATGGATGTGTTTGGCCATGGAATGGGGTCCAAAGCCGATCAAACGAAAGC CCGTAACGATTACATGCACAACGGGCGAAACATTAACGGAAATCGACATCAAGCGTCAGGACCCTACCGGAACGATGTCGAGGTCGGCATGGGATATATGGGTGGGAAACGGGGTGTAGAAAAACCGATGAAGCCCACACCACCCCACAAACCACCCCGCAGTCAGGCCAGCGTAGAGGACTCGGCGCTGGAGCTAGAGGTAGCCAACATCTTCGATATGGACGAGCTGGATGAGGAGGATCTGTCCGACTTTAACAGTGGGCCCGTTGACGGAAAGGACCAGCGCTATATGGCGAACGGAGCAGATGGTCCGCCGGGTCGTTCGAAACGGCCTCCAACGAACGGGCATCAGTACGAGCGTGAAATGGGCCGGAACGGAGCGAACGAAGGCCGTGCCAATCGGTTCCAAAACCCTCACGCAGCCATGAAGCCGAAGGGTGGAGGTAACGTGCGAGGGTTCACGGGAGATGATGGGATGACGGGTGGGAAGCAAAACCAGGGATACTTTGACGATAGGGGCAGCATGTACTGA